A region of Sparus aurata chromosome 8, fSpaAur1.1, whole genome shotgun sequence DNA encodes the following proteins:
- the LOC115587168 gene encoding E3 ubiquitin-protein ligase TRIM21-like: MSAASCLLTEDQFLCSICLDVFTDPVSTPCGHNFCKTCITKHWDKNDMSQCPSCKKIFNTRPELEVNTLISEMAAQFRKSAQQKSSSSSSDKQVSKPGEDPCDVCTGTKLKALKSCLVCLASYCETHLEPHLTKSGLKRHQLIDPVENLEGRMCTKHDKLLELFCKTDQMCICMLCSDLDHKTHEVVPLKKEYEGKSLLSFELGKKDAEIQQMIQKRRLKIQEMKRSVELSKKDADREIAAGVQVFSALKESVERSQAELIDTIKEKQRETEKQAEDFIKELEQEMSVLEKRSSEVEQLSQSEDHLHLLQSFPSLNSAPPTKDWTGVSVLPPSYEGTVVRAVNQLEETLSKQMKKAELKRVQQYAVDVTLDPDTAHPDLVLSDDGKQVYDSDVRKKLPDNPERFDKCANVLAKQSFSSGRFYFEVQVKEKTEWTLGVVRESINRKGEITLTPEDGYWTIWLRNENEYSALADTELSLSLKCQPEKVGVFVDYEEGLVSFYDVDAAALIYSFTGCCFTQKLYPYFGPCLNDGGKNSAPLIICPVNHTE, translated from the coding sequence atgtctgctgccagctgtctgcttactgaagatcagtttctgtgctccatctgtctggatgtgttcactgatccagtcagcacaccatgtggacacaacttctgtaaaacctgcatcactaaACACTGGGATAAAAATGACATGTCTCAGTGTCCCAGCTGTAAAAAGATTTTCAACACCAGACCTGAACTGGAGGTCAATACTTTAatctctgagatggctgctcagttcagaaagtcagctcaacagaaatccagcagcagcagctcagacaaacaagtttccaaaccaggagaagatccctgtgacgtctgcactggaaccaaactgaaggccctgaagtcctgcctggtgtgtctggcctcctactgtgagactcacctggagcctcatctgacaaagtcaggcctgaaaagacatcagctgattgaccctgtggagaacctggaaggcaggatgtgtacgaagcacgataaactgctggagctgttctgtaagaccgaccagatGTGTATCTGCATGCTTTGCTCTGATTTAGACCACAAGACACATGAAGTTGTTCCTCTGAAAAaagaatatgaaggaaagaGCCTTCTTTCCTTCGAGCTGGGGAAGAAAGacgctgaaattcagcagatgatccagaagagacgactgaagattcaggagatgaagcgctcagtggagctcagtaagaaagatgcagacagagagatagcagctggtgttcaggtcttcagcgctctgaaggagtctgttgagagaagccaggccgagctcatcgacaccatcaaagagaagcagagagagacagagaaacaggctgaagacttcatcaaagagctggaacaggaaatgtctgtgctggagaagagaagctctgaggtggagcagctctcacagtctgaagaccacctccacctcctccaaagcttcccatcactgaactctgctccacccaccaaggactggacaggagtcagcgtccttccaccttcatatgaggggactgtggtgagagctgtgaatcagctggaggagacgctcagtaaacagatgaagaaggcagagctgaagagggtccagcagtatgcagtggatgtgacactcgatcctgatacagcacatccTGATCTCGTCCTTTCTGATGATGGCAAACAAGTATATGATAGTGATGTTAGGAAGAAACTTccagacaacccagagagatttgataAATGTGCTAATGTcttagcaaagcagagtttctcttcaggaagattttattttgaggttcaagttaaagagaagactGAGTGGACTTTAGGAGTGGTcagagagtcgatcaacaggaagggagAAATCACACTGACTCCTGAGGATGGTTACTGGACGATATGGTTGAGAAATGAAAATGAGTACAGCGCTCTTGCTGACACTGAactcagtctctctctgaagtgtcagcctgagaaggtgggggtgtttgtggattatgaggagggtctggtctccttttatgacgttgatgctgcagctcttatctactcctttactggctgctgcttcactcagaaactctacccATACTTTGGTCCGTGTCTTAATGATGgtggtaaaaactctgctcctctgatcatctgtcctgtcaatcacactgagtag
- the LOC115587170 gene encoding E3 ubiquitin-protein ligase TRIM21-like, whose protein sequence is MSAASCLLTEDQFLCSICLDVFTDPVSTPCGHNFCKTCITIHWDKNDKCQCPNCKKTFYTRPELQVNTFISEMAAQFRQSAQQKASSSSSEQQVSKPGEVPCDVCTGTKLKALKSCLVCLASYCETHLEPHLTMSGLKRHQLIDPVENLEDRMCTKHDKLLELFCKTDQMCVCMLCTYSDHKTHDVVPLKEEYEGKKAELGKRDAEIQQMIQKRQLKIEEMKRSVELSKKDADREIAAGVQVFSALKESVERSQAELIDTIKEKQRETEKQAEGFIKELEQEISELEKRSSEVEQIPSSKENLFVTFQSFPSLNAAPPTKNWTGVSVRPPSYEGTVVRAVNQLEETLSKQMKKVELKRVQQYAVDVTLDPDTAHPKLILSDDGKQVELGDVKKNLPDNPERFDTCTCVLAKQSFSSGRFYYEVQVKEKTEWYLGVARESINRKGNIPLKPQDGYWTICLRNSNEYKACAVPPVRLSLKSRPEKVGVFVDYEEGLVSFHDVDAAALIYSFTGCCFTQKLYPLFSPGLNDGGKNSAPLIISPVNHTE, encoded by the coding sequence atgtctgctgccagctgtctgctgactgaagatcagtttctgtgctccatctgtctggatgtgttcactgatccagtcagcacaccatgtggacacaacttctgtaaaacctgcatcactaTACACTGGGATAAAAATGACAAGTGTCAGTGTCCCAACTGTAAAAAGACTTTCTACACCAGACCTGAACTGCaggtcaacacgttcatctctgagatggctgctcagttcagacagtcagctcaacagaaagccagcagcagcagctcagagcaacaagtttccaaaccaggagaagttccctgtgacgtctgcactggaaccaaactgaaggccctgaagtcctgcctggtgtgtctggcctcctactgtgagactcacctggagcctcatctgacaatgtcaggcctgaaaagacatcagctgatcgaccctgtggagaacctggaagacaggatgtgtacgaagcacgataaactgctggagctgttctgtaagaccgaccagatgtgtgtctgcatgctctgcacCTATTCAGAccacaagacacatgatgttgttcctctgaaagaagaatatgaaggaaagaaggccgAGCTGGGGAAGAGAGacgctgaaattcagcagatgatccagaagagacaactgaagattgaggagatgaagcgctcagtggagctcagtaagaaagatgcagacagagagatagcagctggtgttcaggtcttcagcgctctgaaggagtctgttgagagaagccaggccgagctcatcgacaccatcaaagagaagcagagagagacagagaaacaggctgaaggcttcatcaaagagctggaacaggaaatctctgagctggagaagagaagctctgaggtggagcagATCCCAAGTTCTAAAGAGAACCTCTTTGTCACCTTTCAAAGCTTCCCATCACTGAAcgctgctccacccaccaagaactggacaggagtcagcgtccgtccaccttcatatgaggggactgtggtgagagctgtgaatcagctggaggagacgctcagtaaacagatgaagaaggtcgagctgaagagggtccagcagtatgcagtggatgtgacactcgatcctgatacagcacatcccaaactcatcctgtctgatgatggaaaacaagttgAACTTGGTGATGTAAAGAAGAATCTCccagacaacccagagagatttgataCTTGTACCTGTGTcttagcaaagcagagtttctcttcaggaagattttattatgaggttcaagttaaagagaagactGAGTGGTatttaggagtggccagagagtcgatcaacaggaagggaaaCATCCCACTGAAACCTCAGGATGGTTACTGGACGATATGTTTGAGGAATTCAAATGAGTACAAAGCTTGTGCTGTCCCTccagtccgtctctctctgaagagtcggcctgagaaggtgggggtgtttgtggattatgaggagggtctggtctcctttcatgacgttgatgctgcagctcttatctactcctttactggctgctgcttcactcagaaactctacccACTCTTCAGCCCTGGTCTTAATGATGgtggtaaaaactctgctcctctgatcatctctcctgtcaatcacactgagtag